One Artemia franciscana chromosome 15, ASM3288406v1, whole genome shotgun sequence genomic window carries:
- the LOC136036102 gene encoding uncharacterized protein LOC136036102 isoform X2: MLKYFIVTLSAFQFINSLPINIVFNTWNSTLGKCPSLFGPSSKPGLLGTYDKIEKTCFDKKGPLCAGVLGLSLGVCQIHQGVHKTDIAADHIVLPPLAEDATPDQICEAMVEQNLRKRLTYHVTKNFLFNAFKSKISGFIPMDNTKAECVERCSPPELEDLDPDKFSDEDRTYLCRTAVRGIQTLAAILGPTPEEEQEFGVPSQDAQGMEPPKAPSKISPMEMNQGIFNMIKNPEISAALKKPEVQQVKEKVMNLFKDDDDANEKNETVDEERKNDKEDEIVFEERKIDNKEDETDNEEKKIDNREDPVGDVEKDEIKVAQPKEEENFNPYIENNDDEQGNKNDKIVQTNHEVKTGNEDDIKIQELSKQEADKTEIGKEKIGMMESKKGDSKALASNQETVTPKPNLGIDSNKTVIANPNSVNKAKKVTPTPSSSSDDKEAKNVAPIPNIKQDSDSLVDNIANQNIEEKQAADEVGKELKENSFIPGAESEVKEEENIDDEGNKQEEKDFEDDDNLANVLPGKMDYVIDEKPLPPHQIPPRYYEENVEDSNLMTILLTVIAFTLLAYLVIYNKHRIIAVVIEGRRRRAGPRGRYANASYKKVGSGFDDTLTSNLLSRSEVIY; the protein is encoded by the exons ATGCTGAAATACTTTATTGTTACCCTCTCTGCCTTCCAGTTTATAAACAGCCTTCCTATAAACATTGTATTTAATACATGGAATTCAACGTTAGGGAAATGTCCTAGTTTATTTGGCCCATCCTCCAAGCCCGGATTGCTTGGAACATATGACAAAATAGAAAAGACATGCTTTGATAAAAAGGGACCTTTATGTGCTGGAGTATTGGGCTTATCCCTGGGGGTCTGCCAGATCCATCAAGGGGTCCATAAAACTGATATTGCGGCAGACCACATTGTACTTCCTCCACTAGCTGAAGATGCTACGCCAGATCAAATATGTGAAGCCATGGTAGagcaaaatcttagaaaacgacTGACCTATCATGTcaccaaaaattttttatttaatgcatttAAATCTAAAATATCTGGTTTTATTCCTATGGATAATACAAAGGCAGAATGTGTTGAACGGTGCTCCCCACCTGAACTTGAAGATTTAGATCCTGACAAATTTAGTGACGAAGACAGGACCTATCTCTGTAGGACTGCAGTGAGGGGAATTCAAACACTTGCTGCAATTCTTGGACCCACACCAGAAGAAGAACAAGAGTTTGGAGTGCCCAGTCAAGATGCTCAGG GTATGGAACCTCCAAAAGCGCCATCAAAGATCAGTCCGATGGAAATGAACCAAGGCATTTTTAACATGATAAAAAATCCGGAAATATCTGCAGCATTGAAGAAGCCTGAAGTTCAGCAAGTTAAAGAAAAGGTAATGAATCTGTTCAAGGACGATGATGATGCTAATGAGAAAAATGAAACAGTTGACGAGGAAAGGAAAAACGACAAGGAAGACGAAATAGTTTTCGAAGAAAGGAAAATAGATAACAAAGAAGATGAAACagataatgaagaaaagaagattgATAACAGAGAAGATCCTGTTGGTGATGTGGAAAAGGATGAAATTAAAGTGGCCCaaccaaaagaagaagaaaattttaatccATACATTGAAAATAATGATGATGAACaaggaaataaaaatgataaaattgtaCAAACCAATCATGAAGTGAAAACTGGCAATGAAgatgatataaaaattcaagaATTGAGCAAACAAGAGGCTGATAAGACCGAAATTGGTAAAGAGAAGATCGGAATGATGGAAAGCAAAAAGGGTGACAGTAAAGCACTTGCTTCTAACCAAGAAACAGTAACACCAAAACCCAATCTAGGTATTGACTCGAATAAAACTGTTATTGCCAACCCTAATTCTGTGAACAAAGCCAAAAAAGTAACACCCACGCCTTCCTCCTCGTCAGACGATAAGGAAGCCAAGAACGTTGCCccgattccaaatataaaacaGGATTCAGACTCCCTTGTAGATAATATCGCTAATCAAAATATAGAAGAGAAACAAGCAGCAGATGAAGTGGGAAAAGAATTGAAGGAGAATTCCTTTATCCCTGGTGCTGAAAGCGAGGTtaaggaagaagaaaatattgatgATGAAG GCaataaacaagaagaaaaggattttgAAGATGATGATAATCTTGCAAACGTTTTGCCAGGAAAAATGGATTATGTTATCGATGAGAAACCACTACCTCCTCATCAAATACCTCCTCGGTATTACGAAGAAAACGTTGAAGATTCAAATTTAATGACTATTCTTTTAACAGTCATTGCATTTACCCTGCTGGCATACCTAGTCATCTATAACAAACACAGG ATTATCGCCGTTGTTATAGAAGGCAGACGTCGAAGAGCAGGCCCAAGGGGACGCTATGCCAATGCATCATACAAAAAAGTAGGATCTGGTTTCGACGACACGCTAACATCGAATCTGCTAAGCAGATCTGAAGTTATTTACTAG
- the LOC136036102 gene encoding uncharacterized protein LOC136036102 isoform X1 produces the protein MLKYFIVTLSAFQFINSLPINIVFNTWNSTLGKCPSLFGPSSKPGLLGTYDKIEKTCFDKKGPLCAGVLGLSLGVCQIHQGVHKTDIAADHIVLPPLAEDATPDQICEAMVEQNLRKRLTYHVTKNFLFNAFKSKISGFIPMDNTKAECVERCSPPELEDLDPDKFSDEDRTYLCRTAVRGIQTLAAILGPTPEEEQEFGVPSQDAQGMEPPKAPSKISPMEMNQGIFNMIKNPEISAALKKPEVQQVKEKVMNLFKDDDDANEKNETVDEERKNDKEDEIVFEERKIDNKEDETDNEEKKIDNREDPVGDVEKDEIKVAQPKEEENFNPYIENNDDEQGNKNDKIVQTNHEVKTGNEDDIKIQELSKQEADKTEIGKEKIGMMESKKGDSKALASNQETVTPKPNLGIDSNKTVIANPNSVNKAKKVTPTPSSSSDDKEAKNVAPIPNIKQDSDSLVDNIANQNIEEKQAADEVGKELKENSFIPGAESEVKEEENIDDEGNKQEEKDFEDDDNLANVLPGKMDYVIDEKPLPPHQIPPRYYEENVEDSNLMTILLTVIAFTLLAYLVIYNKHRVGRIIAVVIEGRRRRAGPRGRYANASYKKVGSGFDDTLTSNLLSRSEVIY, from the exons ATGCTGAAATACTTTATTGTTACCCTCTCTGCCTTCCAGTTTATAAACAGCCTTCCTATAAACATTGTATTTAATACATGGAATTCAACGTTAGGGAAATGTCCTAGTTTATTTGGCCCATCCTCCAAGCCCGGATTGCTTGGAACATATGACAAAATAGAAAAGACATGCTTTGATAAAAAGGGACCTTTATGTGCTGGAGTATTGGGCTTATCCCTGGGGGTCTGCCAGATCCATCAAGGGGTCCATAAAACTGATATTGCGGCAGACCACATTGTACTTCCTCCACTAGCTGAAGATGCTACGCCAGATCAAATATGTGAAGCCATGGTAGagcaaaatcttagaaaacgacTGACCTATCATGTcaccaaaaattttttatttaatgcatttAAATCTAAAATATCTGGTTTTATTCCTATGGATAATACAAAGGCAGAATGTGTTGAACGGTGCTCCCCACCTGAACTTGAAGATTTAGATCCTGACAAATTTAGTGACGAAGACAGGACCTATCTCTGTAGGACTGCAGTGAGGGGAATTCAAACACTTGCTGCAATTCTTGGACCCACACCAGAAGAAGAACAAGAGTTTGGAGTGCCCAGTCAAGATGCTCAGG GTATGGAACCTCCAAAAGCGCCATCAAAGATCAGTCCGATGGAAATGAACCAAGGCATTTTTAACATGATAAAAAATCCGGAAATATCTGCAGCATTGAAGAAGCCTGAAGTTCAGCAAGTTAAAGAAAAGGTAATGAATCTGTTCAAGGACGATGATGATGCTAATGAGAAAAATGAAACAGTTGACGAGGAAAGGAAAAACGACAAGGAAGACGAAATAGTTTTCGAAGAAAGGAAAATAGATAACAAAGAAGATGAAACagataatgaagaaaagaagattgATAACAGAGAAGATCCTGTTGGTGATGTGGAAAAGGATGAAATTAAAGTGGCCCaaccaaaagaagaagaaaattttaatccATACATTGAAAATAATGATGATGAACaaggaaataaaaatgataaaattgtaCAAACCAATCATGAAGTGAAAACTGGCAATGAAgatgatataaaaattcaagaATTGAGCAAACAAGAGGCTGATAAGACCGAAATTGGTAAAGAGAAGATCGGAATGATGGAAAGCAAAAAGGGTGACAGTAAAGCACTTGCTTCTAACCAAGAAACAGTAACACCAAAACCCAATCTAGGTATTGACTCGAATAAAACTGTTATTGCCAACCCTAATTCTGTGAACAAAGCCAAAAAAGTAACACCCACGCCTTCCTCCTCGTCAGACGATAAGGAAGCCAAGAACGTTGCCccgattccaaatataaaacaGGATTCAGACTCCCTTGTAGATAATATCGCTAATCAAAATATAGAAGAGAAACAAGCAGCAGATGAAGTGGGAAAAGAATTGAAGGAGAATTCCTTTATCCCTGGTGCTGAAAGCGAGGTtaaggaagaagaaaatattgatgATGAAG GCaataaacaagaagaaaaggattttgAAGATGATGATAATCTTGCAAACGTTTTGCCAGGAAAAATGGATTATGTTATCGATGAGAAACCACTACCTCCTCATCAAATACCTCCTCGGTATTACGAAGAAAACGTTGAAGATTCAAATTTAATGACTATTCTTTTAACAGTCATTGCATTTACCCTGCTGGCATACCTAGTCATCTATAACAAACACAGGGTAGGTAGG ATTATCGCCGTTGTTATAGAAGGCAGACGTCGAAGAGCAGGCCCAAGGGGACGCTATGCCAATGCATCATACAAAAAAGTAGGATCTGGTTTCGACGACACGCTAACATCGAATCTGCTAAGCAGATCTGAAGTTATTTACTAG
- the LOC136036102 gene encoding uncharacterized protein LOC136036102 isoform X3, translating into MLKYFIVTLSAFQFINSLPINIVFNTWNSTLGKCPSLFGPSSKPGLLGTYDKIEKTCFDKKGPLCAGVLGLSLGVCQIHQGVHKTDIAADHIVLPPLAEDATPDQICEAMVEQNLRKRLTYHVTKNFLFNAFKSKISGFIPMDNTKAECVERCSPPELEDLDPDKFSDEDRTYLCRTAVRGIQTLAAILGPTPEEEQEFGVPSQDAQGMEPPKAPSKISPMEMNQGIFNMIKNPEISAALKKPEVQQVKEKVMNLFKDDDDANEKNETVDEERKNDKEDEIVFEERKIDNKEDETDNEEKKIDNREDPVGDVEKDEIKVAQPKEEENFNPYIENNDDEQGNKNDKIVQTNHEVKTGNEDDIKIQELSKQEADKTEIGKEKIGMMESKKGDSKALASNQETVTPKPNLGIDSNKTVIANPNSVNKAKKVTPTPSSSSDDKEAKNVAPIPNIKQDSDSLVDNIANQNIEEKQAADEVGKELKENSFIPGAESEVKEEENIDDEGNKQEEKDFEDDDNLANVLPGKMDYVIDEKPLPPHQIPPRYYEENVEDSNLMTILLTVIAFTLLAYLVIYNKHRVDYRRCYRRQTSKSRPKGTLCQCIIQKSRIWFRRHANIESAKQI; encoded by the exons ATGCTGAAATACTTTATTGTTACCCTCTCTGCCTTCCAGTTTATAAACAGCCTTCCTATAAACATTGTATTTAATACATGGAATTCAACGTTAGGGAAATGTCCTAGTTTATTTGGCCCATCCTCCAAGCCCGGATTGCTTGGAACATATGACAAAATAGAAAAGACATGCTTTGATAAAAAGGGACCTTTATGTGCTGGAGTATTGGGCTTATCCCTGGGGGTCTGCCAGATCCATCAAGGGGTCCATAAAACTGATATTGCGGCAGACCACATTGTACTTCCTCCACTAGCTGAAGATGCTACGCCAGATCAAATATGTGAAGCCATGGTAGagcaaaatcttagaaaacgacTGACCTATCATGTcaccaaaaattttttatttaatgcatttAAATCTAAAATATCTGGTTTTATTCCTATGGATAATACAAAGGCAGAATGTGTTGAACGGTGCTCCCCACCTGAACTTGAAGATTTAGATCCTGACAAATTTAGTGACGAAGACAGGACCTATCTCTGTAGGACTGCAGTGAGGGGAATTCAAACACTTGCTGCAATTCTTGGACCCACACCAGAAGAAGAACAAGAGTTTGGAGTGCCCAGTCAAGATGCTCAGG GTATGGAACCTCCAAAAGCGCCATCAAAGATCAGTCCGATGGAAATGAACCAAGGCATTTTTAACATGATAAAAAATCCGGAAATATCTGCAGCATTGAAGAAGCCTGAAGTTCAGCAAGTTAAAGAAAAGGTAATGAATCTGTTCAAGGACGATGATGATGCTAATGAGAAAAATGAAACAGTTGACGAGGAAAGGAAAAACGACAAGGAAGACGAAATAGTTTTCGAAGAAAGGAAAATAGATAACAAAGAAGATGAAACagataatgaagaaaagaagattgATAACAGAGAAGATCCTGTTGGTGATGTGGAAAAGGATGAAATTAAAGTGGCCCaaccaaaagaagaagaaaattttaatccATACATTGAAAATAATGATGATGAACaaggaaataaaaatgataaaattgtaCAAACCAATCATGAAGTGAAAACTGGCAATGAAgatgatataaaaattcaagaATTGAGCAAACAAGAGGCTGATAAGACCGAAATTGGTAAAGAGAAGATCGGAATGATGGAAAGCAAAAAGGGTGACAGTAAAGCACTTGCTTCTAACCAAGAAACAGTAACACCAAAACCCAATCTAGGTATTGACTCGAATAAAACTGTTATTGCCAACCCTAATTCTGTGAACAAAGCCAAAAAAGTAACACCCACGCCTTCCTCCTCGTCAGACGATAAGGAAGCCAAGAACGTTGCCccgattccaaatataaaacaGGATTCAGACTCCCTTGTAGATAATATCGCTAATCAAAATATAGAAGAGAAACAAGCAGCAGATGAAGTGGGAAAAGAATTGAAGGAGAATTCCTTTATCCCTGGTGCTGAAAGCGAGGTtaaggaagaagaaaatattgatgATGAAG GCaataaacaagaagaaaaggattttgAAGATGATGATAATCTTGCAAACGTTTTGCCAGGAAAAATGGATTATGTTATCGATGAGAAACCACTACCTCCTCATCAAATACCTCCTCGGTATTACGAAGAAAACGTTGAAGATTCAAATTTAATGACTATTCTTTTAACAGTCATTGCATTTACCCTGCTGGCATACCTAGTCATCTATAACAAACACAGGGTAG ATTATCGCCGTTGTTATAGAAGGCAGACGTCGAAGAGCAGGCCCAAGGGGACGCTATGCCAATGCATCATACAAAAAAGTAGGATCTGGTTTCGACGACACGCTAACATCGAATCTGCTAAGCAGATCTGA